A segment of the Siphonobacter curvatus genome:
AAATGTACGTAGTAAAACAGGGAAGCCCGCGTTCACCAACGCGGGCTTCCCTGTTTTATAGCTATAAGACCGTTCAAACAAGAATCAAGCAGATTGCCGCTTCTTCAGTAGTACGAAAAAACAGAAAACTAAAACACCGCCCGCCACTCATACGGCCCCAGCGTAATCGTAGCGGCTCCGGGCAGGCGTATCTGTAGCTCTTCGGTTGTATGATTGGCCAGCAGGGTAGTTTTCCACTTGTTGCCCTTTTCCAGAATCAGGCTACTGCACCGCAGGGGTTGCGAAACCCGACTAGGAATGACGCGTTCGGGTTTAAACTCACTCAGAAAAGCAAACCATTGGTACAGTGGCGTAGGCTGATCATCGACAATGATACCGTTGGAGCCGAACGCTTCGTAGTACGTGACGGAGGCAGCTCCAGCTTCGGCCAGGTGTTTGAAACTTCCTACCGTCCAGCTGGCGGCAAAATTCGTATGCAAGCGTTCGTCCGGATCGGGAGCGAGTAACACGGGCGACACGTACACCGGTTTTCCTGAGCGTGCTGCGGCCGTACGAACGGTATCCGCCTGACCCGCCAGATTTTCAATGATGGAAACTTCATCGAATGTATGCACTTGGGGACTGAGGGAATAACTGACGAAATCTACCCGGCTGTAGTCGAAGGGATGGCGGTTGAAATTGACAAAAAAGCCGTTGGTACCGCCACCAATTTGTAAAGCCGGCCAGCGGGATTCGAGTAGGGGCAAAGCCCGGTCGAGTAATTCCGAGGTCGTCAGTCCGTTTTCGTTAAGCAGAATGACTTCCTTAATAAGGGACTTGGATTTAAATAACCTCAGACTCGGTACGTATTGCTCGTCAATCAATACGGCTAATTGTACCGGAACTCCTACTTTTTCAATCTGCTCGAACGTAGCCTGAAAATCCTGCTCCCAATCGGGCTTCCGCAAATCTAGCCGGAGCAAGATATGAGCAGGGGTAAGCTTCCGAAGTAGTTCAATTTCTTTCGTGCTAATCGAACGATCCAGCTCCGGCCAGGTGAGTCCCCAGGCGGGGATGGACTGTGGGTCGCCAGCCATATCAATCCGAACGCTAGTATCGGGCGTAATGAAAGGTGGCCATTCGCCCGTAAAGGTTAGTGTAGCTCGCTGATGAAACGTTTCACCCGCCTCTACTTCGACGGGTTTGGGCAAACTCTGCGGCGTAGCGTACGTTTTATAAGAAGTATCCGAGTAATTACGCTGGTCTTCCGTTTCAAAAATATCGCCTTCCAGCTCAATCTGGGCTTTCAGTTTAGGAGTAACGTCCCATTCCATGGCCGCAATCGTCAGGAAGGGCTGATGCGGCATAATGAGATCCGGAAATTCAGCGGCCGTATCCTCTCCGTTCGGATGAATGATGCGAACGGGTTTACCGCGAAAGCCTTCCACCGGGTGCAGGATACAAAGGCCTACCCGGTTTTTGGAAAAACTTTCCAGAGCCGTTCCTTCCCAGTCGAAAGTCACGGAGCCATCCATGTTCCCCTGAATGTGAACGTGGCCTTCCATACGAGGCGTTTCGGTGCTCCAGCGGTACTGAATTTCAAAGGTATCTTCTGAAGGCTCAATGCGTTCTTCCTGAATCTGAATGTCGGCCGTACCCCAGTTACCATCCCGGATGGCAACGTAAATTCGACGAAGTACTTCCTGGCCCTCTATCGTAAAATAGCGTAAAGAGCCTCCATGGTACAGTAGCGTTAGGTTTCCGGCACGTAATAACATCAGTAATTTCAGTTTAAAGCTAGCGGGAATGAATAAAAAAGAATGCCTAAGCGGAAGGGTTTACTGACGGTTCGGTCGGATTTTCCATTCTTGTAATAGACTATCCCGAAAGGTACGGGCGGAACGAGAAGATGGAATTTCAAACGAACCAATGGTCGGTAAACCCACTACTTCCAGACGGGTACGGAACTGACGATCGGGCAGGCTATCCGGGAAAAAATCAAAATGCAGTACCTGGTTACCCTTCGGGGTTGGGTATGTATACGAGTCGGTTTCCTGCTGAAGTTTCTGTTGACGAACCCGTACTTCTTTCTTCCAGAAATGGGGACGATTCGGAGATTCAACACGGGCCGGAATCCAGCTAATACGGGTAGTCCCGGCCGAGTCGGTGGTCAGTCGCGTTTGGTCGGTATCGAGTAAAAGCTGCATCCCCCGATTGGCTCGCTGAGCATTCAGATCCGTACCGAACGTTTTCAGATACCCCTGGTCGCGGGAGGAGCGGGGATAGGTTTGAAGCACTCTCCAACCCAGAACGCCCACGCCGATCAGCAAGAGAAAAAAAATAACACGTTCGAGTTTACGGAGTAGAGCCATGAAAATCAGGTAGCTAGAAAATAAGCGGAATTTTTTGTCAGCACTCATTCATGCTGTAAAAGCCCTTCGACACACCTAAAGCTAGGGAGGCCTACTCATCCGCAGAAAAAATCACTGCATTTTTTGTATTCACTAAAACGATAGGGAGCAGGTAACTGTTTTACAGCTCATAGGTATAGAAGCCAGAATTTTAACGGATACGTAGAAAAATAGACCCTTTGTGTCGCAAAAAAGGCAGACCCCTCCCAATGCTTCAAAATGGTACTGTACATTCCTTGGTAGTTTCGTAGAAAAATCCTATTTTCGCGGCCGTAGAAATCGTGAAAGAACCGAAATTAATTTTGAAGGAAGTACTGGTCAAAACCAGCCTGTTTTCAGGATAAAATACAACCATTAAAAAATAATTTTGGTCAAGTATAAACAATAAAAATTGACTGAACGTGGCAGATATTTTTGAACGTCGTCTGGCGAATCTAGGCCCTCTTGGACAGTACTCTGATAAAGTCCATGGCTATTTTGCTTTCCCTTATCTCGAAGGTGAAATCGGTCCGCACATGAAGTTCCAGGGCAAGGAAATGCTGAACTGGAGCCTTAACAATTACCTGGGATTGGCTAACCACCCCGAGGTACGGCAGACCGACGCCGAAGCTGCTGCCCAGTGGGGTATGGCGGCTCCGATGGGAGCCCGGATGATGTCCGGCCAAACGCCTTACCACGAGGAGCTGGAACGTCAGCTGGCTGAGTTTGTTCAGAAAGAAGATGCGTTCCTGTTGAATTTCGGCTATCAGGGGGTCATGTCCACCATTGAAGCCATCGTCGATTATAAAGATGTAATCGTATACGACGCCGAAAGTCACGCCTGTTTAATCGATGGTATCCGCCTGCACAAGGCGAAAATGGGTAAATACTTTACCTTCAAGCACAACGATATGGAATCGCTGGAGAAAAACCTTCAGCGGGCCACCAAGCTAGCCGACGAACAGGGTGGTGGAGTACTGGTGATTACGGAAGGCGTTTTCGGTATGTCCGGAAACATCGGAAAACTGGATGAAATCGTAGCTCTCAAGCAAAAATACAATTTCCGTCTGCTTGTGGATGATGCCCACGGTTTTGGTACGATGGGAGCCACTGGTTCTGGCGTAGCCGAGCATCTGGGTGTACAGGATGGGGTCGATTTACATTTTTCAACGTTTGCTAAGTCGATGGCAAGCATCGGCGGATTCATCGCTGGTCCCAAAGCAATCATTCAGTACCTTCGGTATAACCTGCGTTCGCAAACTTACGCCAAATCACTGCCGATGCCGCTGGTCATTGGAGCGATGAAGCGTCTGGAACTACTGCGTACGCGTCCGGAACTGCGTCAGAATCTTTGGAACATCGTAAATGCGGTACAAAAAGGTTTACGTAGCCGGGGTTTTGATATTGGTACTACGCAATCACCTGTTACGCCGGTATTCCTGCACGGTGAACACGCTAATTCCGTCGTGACGCAACTCGTTGTGGACTTACGCGAAAATCTAGGAATCTTCTGTTCGATTGTCGTATATCCCGTCGTTCCGAAGGGCGTAATCATGTTACGTATCATTCCGACGGCAGTGCATACGCTCGAAGACGTTGAACGTACACTGGATGCGTTCGATATTATTCAGGAGCGACTGACATCTGGTACTTATGCCGATAAAGGTTTTGCTCAAGTGGTAAAAAGTGCCGTTTAAGGCCCTCAAACACTGATTTTACCCCATTTTTTTCAGTAAATACTGGATAAAATGGGGTATTTTTCTGCTCTGGCAAATAAATTGTATAATTTTTCCAAGAACTTTCACATTTTTGAGCTGCTAACACTTGCAGGGAAAGCGTAAATGCCTAAATTTCGCCAGAAACGCACATTTGCGTACTTTCAATCGTTTGTTATACATTAAAACACCAGACTCACATGAGCAGATTTTCAGAACTCAAAGATTTAGTTATGTCACTCGAAGGTGACTTCGAAAAATTTTATGATAAACAAAATCAGGCTGCTGGTACGCGGGTGCGTAAAGGAATGCAGGACTTGAAAGTACTGGCTCAGGACATTCGGTCTGAAGTACAGAACAAGAAAAATGAAAAAGAGGACTAATACTACGCCTCTCAAAACATTCAACCCCCGATTGTAAGCAGTCGGGGGTTTTTTGTTGCTTAAAAATGCTCGCGGTTCATGACGACGGCTACGCCTTTGGTAGTCACCTTCTTCGTCTGAACATCGATGATTTCCGTAGAAATCTCCGCCGTATGTTTATCCGCGTTAATGCTCAGAATTTCGAATCGGGCTTCGTAAGCAGTATCGACAAACATCGGACGAAGAAAATCGAGCGATTGCTTCACGTAAATACTGCCCGCTCCCGGAAACTTGGTCCCGATTACATTGGAGAATACACTGGCTCCCAGAATACCGTGAATGATGGGCCGTTTGAATGGCGTGCTGGCGGCAAAGTCAGCATTGAGGTGAAGCGGATTGTCATCACCGGATACCTGAGCAAAAGCCACGACGTCGTCTTGCGTAAATTGAAAGGGGTAAGCGTAAGTTTCGCCCTGCGTCATAAGAATAAGTTTGAACGTTCGTCCTGAAATCTTTCGCAAAGTAAGCCCTCTTTTAAATCGCTTCGGGCTTTAAGAATGGATTTTGTCCACGCAGGCACGAACAAAGTGTCGCGGATTCCGTAACATTGCCCTTGAATAGACCCTGACAAACATGAAACAGTTCTGGCAATCTTTGTATAGTTACCGACGATATATAGGCGTAGATGGAATGATGTATCTAGCCTTTATTCTGGTATTAATCGTCCTTTTCCTCTTCTTTTCCTAAAAGGAAAATTTTATTATTTTTTTGTGAAAAGATAGTATTTAATAAATGTGAATCCCTACTTTTAGGGTAAGAAGTCCTTCATTTCACCTATTAAACCGTTCATGTTCATGAAAATCACCGTTGTAGGAGCCGGGGCCGTAGGAGCCACTTGTGCCGATAACATCGTACGTAGGGAATTAGCCCAGGAAGTGGTCTTGCTGGACATTAAAGAGGGACTTGCCGAAGGAAAATCGCTGGACATTTTTCAGACGGCAACCTTGCTGGAATTCGATTCCAAAATCATTGGATCTACCAACGATTATACCAAAACGGCGGGCTCGGATGTGGTGGTGATTACCTCGGGTATCCCCCGAAAACCCGGTATGACGCGTGAGGAACTGATCGGTATTAATGCAGGCATTGTAAAAACAGTAACTACCAATATTCTCGAACATTCGCCCGATGCCATTGTCGTGGTTATTTCCAACCCCATGGATACCATGACTTACCTGGCCCTGCAGGCTTCGGGTTTACCTAAGAACCGAATCATCGGGATGGGTGGTATTCTGGATTCAGCCCGTTTCAAAACGTACTTGTCATTGGCGATGAACGTACCCCCGTCTGACTTGCAGGCAACCGTAATTGGGGGACACGGGGATACAACCATGATTCCGCTGACGCGGCTGGCTACGTATTCGGGTACGCCCGTCAGTGAGTACCTCAGTGCGGAAGCCTTACAGAAAGTAGCTGCCGATACGATGGTGGGCGGAGCAACCCTGACGAATCTAATCGGAACTTCCGCCTGGTACGCTCCCGGAGCCTCCGGAGCCCTGCTCGTAGAAAGTATTGTACGCGACCAGAAGCGTATTTTCCCCTGCTGCGTGTATCTGGAAGGCGAATACGGACAATCCGATATTTGCCTGGGTGTACCCGTGGTGATTGGTAAAAACGGCTGGGAAAAGATTGTCGATTTTAAGTTGAACGAAACCGAGCAGGCTGCTTTCAACAAGTCAGCTGAGGCCGTACGGGCCATGAATAGCGTACTGGCAAGTTTATAAAAAGAAATGCGTGCTAAAGAGAAGAGCCGGTTTTCATCGCTGAAAACCGGCTCTTTTAACTTAACGCTGGCAATAAAACGCTAAAACCTTACTCAACAATGAAATTACCTTTCATCATGCTGTAGTGGCCGGGGAAGCTACAGATAAAGGTATAGGTACCTTTCTTGGGTGCGGTAAATTCAATAGTATCGCTTTCGCCACCACCCAGCAGTTTGGTATGAGCTACGATGCTGGCGGCTTCTGATTTAGGAATGTATTCCGTACTGGCAGCCATGTTGGCTTTAGAAGCAAAAGCCTGCAAATCCGTACCTGGTTTCAACAGTACAAAGTTGTGGCCCATGGCTTGTTTGGCAAATTTGCCGGTATGTTTAAGCGTCAGCTTCACCTTTTGGCCCGCTTTCACTTTAAATTCTTTCTTGTCAAATTGCATGCCGTCGGTACCATTCAGCGTCAGCACTTTCACACCTTTGCCGGTTTGAGCTACGGCTTCATTGGCAGAAAAAGTCAAACCAAAAGCGGTAAGAGCAAAAGCCGCTACTAAAACTCGCAAACCTGATCGTTTCATGTAATTATTTTTATTTAGTTTAAATTAATGCAATGTACAGTCAATCTTTTAATACTATAACATATCTATTTAAGTTTTTAATTCATTTCAGTACGAAGCTTAACACTTATTAGGAAATTCATTAGCATAGGAAGCTTTATGGAAACGCTGTTCAGACAATGCAATAAAAGCTCCTAGGTACAACATACGAAAGTAAAAGAAGGCAGAGCTATACAAACGGCATCCAAAGGAATACTGAGTAGTATTCCTTTTTTCTCGTTAGTTTTGAAAAGAATATTGATGCGTCATTCTATGCCGATTTCTTCCCGTCTTTTCTATAGTCCTCCCATTTTTCATTCGTTCCCGGAACTCATCGCGGGCGAAAGTACCCGTCATGGCGGCGTCAGCGAGCCGCCGTATGCCAGTTTAAACCTGGGTGGTTCGACGCAGGATGATCCCGAGCACGTAGCCGAAAACCGCCGACGTTTTTACGCGAGTCTGGGTATTGAAGCCGATCAGGTGGCGTCGTCTCATCAAGTACACGGTTCTGAGGTTTGGGTGACCGATCAGCCTGGTCGCCAGCAGGGGCACGACGCCGTCATCACGAATCAGCCCGGCGTATTTACGTTGGTCACCGTTGCCGACTGCACGCCGATTCTGGTGTATGATGCCGGTACGAAAGCAGTAGCGGCTATTCACGCGGGTTGGCGGGGAACCGTTGCCGGAATCGTAGCGAAAACCTTACAAACGATGCAGGAGCAGTACGGTACCCAGCCGAAAGATTGCTACGGATACGTGGGGACCTGTATCGATGAATGTTCGTTTGAAGTAGGAGCGGATGTAGCCGACCATTTTATCAGTGATTTCAAACGCTGGGACGAAACGCGGGAGAAGTTTTTCGTGGACCTGAAGGCCGCCAATGCTCAGCAACTACGCGACTTTGGTATGCCCGAACATCAGATTGGAATTTCCCCGTATTCCACCGTACTGAATAATCAGGACTACTTTTCGCACCGACTGGAAAAAGGCTTGACGGGACGGATGGTAGCCGTGATTGGTAGAAAATAAAAAAGACCGGCGGTAGCTAGTACTGCCAGTCTTTTTCTGTGATAGGATAGCTTATTTACCAAAGGCACTCTTCAAACGGGAAGCCGCATAGTCCTGGGCATCTTTGGCACTAGGTTCGATGGCATACGTACCGAAAAATTCGTGCGTTACGCCTTCGTACATCCGGTATTCGGTGCTAACGCCCGCCTGTTTCAGTTTAGCAGAAAGCTGTTCACCTTCCGTCAGAAGCGGGTCAATTTGAGCGGCGATGATGGTAACGGGGGGCAGGCTTCTTAGGTCTGCTACGTCAACGAGTGAAATGTATTTGCTGTCACCGTCGGCCATCGTGTTGAAATATTTATCCACGAACCATTCAACCAGCGGTTTGCTGAGGGGTTTGGCATTGGCGTATTGCTGATACGAAGCAGTGGTCAGATCGTTGTTAGCTACCGGATAGACCACGAGCTGGTGAATCGGCATGGGGAATTTTGCGTCGCGAGCCATCATACTCACGTTAATAGCCATGTTGCCCCCGGCACTTTCACCAGCTACGGCAACTTTCGAGGTATCACCACTAAAAGAAGTAGCATTCTGACGAACCCATTTGTAAGCTGCATAGGTGTCCATGTGAGCCGTCGGGAATTTGTTTTCGGGTGCTTTGCGGTATTCGATCGACACTACAATTGCCCCTACGTTATGAGCCAGTGCCATGGCCGAAGCTTCGTATACTTCCGGACTGGCAATCACCCAGCCGCCCCCGTGGTAGTAGACAATAACGGGTAAATTGCCCGATACGTTCTGAGGTTTGTACATGACCGCCCGAATGGAAGCACCATTTGCTCCGGGAATGTTCCGCTGCGTTACTTCTACGCCCAGATTCGGAGCGGAGATATTATTTCTGGATAGCAGTGAGTTCACGGCATCTTTCACTGTCGGCTTAGTGCGGGCTTGCTGGGGCGTGAGGGTATAAAGTGGCGTCGAGTCAAGACGAGCCATTTCTTCAATGATCGCCTGCATTTGTGGTTTGATGTTGGGTCCCCAGGCGGGTTTTGGGCCAGTGGGCTGAATGTTGTTACCCGGGTTGACGTTACCGTGATCTTTTGTGCACGAGGCTAATGATACGAGGGCTGCCAGGGCAAGCGTAGAACCGCTAGCCAGTAGCGATTTCCTCTTTGCCGAATAAGTACTGATTACGTTTTTCATGTATCCGTGGATTGGTTTGACGGTCTTTTACGTGTAATGCAAAAGGCGAATGATTCTAAGAAAATCATATACCATTTCTTTCATCTTGACAAAGCCGCATCGTCCAGGGATTAGAGAAAAATACCCAATTAATCAAAGGAAGAAGTTAATATCGAAAAATCAAATGAATACAATTTTTAGATATTAGAATAATAGTCAAGTCATTGATTGGCTTAGGAATAGCATAAGATAATGTGTAAGAAAATAAAAAGTAAATGTCCTGTAAATCAGAAATATTAGTTTATATAAATTGATTCGAACCTACTAGTCATTAAGTGATATGTACAGTTGAAAGCGTTATGTATATTGGTATCAATACCGTAAAAATACAAAAGTCATTTCGCGGTTATTTGTGCAAGTCTTACCTCAGATTAATCATTTGCATAAAAGTTTCTTGTCGATACTAGCCCGTTAGGCAGGAACTAGTTAATAAATGGCAAGACGAGCTTTGTTCAAAAGGAGCAAGGGGTACTTAGATGTTAAAAATGAGGCCCTGGAAAACGCTATCTTTTCCAGGGCTTATGATAGATGATTTAGATTACAAACTGACAACTTTCCCCGCAAACAAAATGACACTGGAGTTTTTTTCACTAATAAAGAAAGCAAACGGACGGTTGCAAACAAACGGAACAGGCGTAGAAGCAAAATTAGTTGCGACGAAGCCAACAGTAGTTACCGCCGCCGCTTCGGAGCCTTTTTCATCCGTGTTGATGTAAGCTTTCTGTTTGACAAAATCTACCCATAGATCATTCTGTGGCCGAATCTTGGTAAGATTCGCATCCTGTCTCCTAAAAACTTTCGACATACCCATTTGTGGGAGAATTGTATTCAACTGATCTTCCGAGTCAAATTTGATTTCGAACTTGGGTAGAGATATTTGTACTGATAGCATTTTGAGGCTCTTTTGCAATTCATTCCAATGCGTCGTCGTATAGTTTTGAACTAGTGAATCAACCAATTGTCCTGAGTTAGGTAGTAAAATCGTCATGCGGTAATCGC
Coding sequences within it:
- the pgeF gene encoding peptidoglycan editing factor PgeF; this encodes MPISSRLFYSPPIFHSFPELIAGESTRHGGVSEPPYASLNLGGSTQDDPEHVAENRRRFYASLGIEADQVASSHQVHGSEVWVTDQPGRQQGHDAVITNQPGVFTLVTVADCTPILVYDAGTKAVAAIHAGWRGTVAGIVAKTLQTMQEQYGTQPKDCYGYVGTCIDECSFEVGADVADHFISDFKRWDETREKFFVDLKAANAQQLRDFGMPEHQIGISPYSTVLNNQDYFSHRLEKGLTGRMVAVIGRK
- the azu gene encoding azurin, whose product is MKRSGLRVLVAAFALTAFGLTFSANEAVAQTGKGVKVLTLNGTDGMQFDKKEFKVKAGQKVKLTLKHTGKFAKQAMGHNFVLLKPGTDLQAFASKANMAASTEYIPKSEAASIVAHTKLLGGGESDTIEFTAPKKGTYTFICSFPGHYSMMKGNFIVE
- a CDS encoding aminotransferase class I/II-fold pyridoxal phosphate-dependent enzyme; amino-acid sequence: MADIFERRLANLGPLGQYSDKVHGYFAFPYLEGEIGPHMKFQGKEMLNWSLNNYLGLANHPEVRQTDAEAAAQWGMAAPMGARMMSGQTPYHEELERQLAEFVQKEDAFLLNFGYQGVMSTIEAIVDYKDVIVYDAESHACLIDGIRLHKAKMGKYFTFKHNDMESLEKNLQRATKLADEQGGGVLVITEGVFGMSGNIGKLDEIVALKQKYNFRLLVDDAHGFGTMGATGSGVAEHLGVQDGVDLHFSTFAKSMASIGGFIAGPKAIIQYLRYNLRSQTYAKSLPMPLVIGAMKRLELLRTRPELRQNLWNIVNAVQKGLRSRGFDIGTTQSPVTPVFLHGEHANSVVTQLVVDLRENLGIFCSIVVYPVVPKGVIMLRIIPTAVHTLEDVERTLDAFDIIQERLTSGTYADKGFAQVVKSAV
- a CDS encoding histone H1, which produces MSRFSELKDLVMSLEGDFEKFYDKQNQAAGTRVRKGMQDLKVLAQDIRSEVQNKKNEKED
- a CDS encoding alpha/beta hydrolase — translated: MKNVISTYSAKRKSLLASGSTLALAALVSLASCTKDHGNVNPGNNIQPTGPKPAWGPNIKPQMQAIIEEMARLDSTPLYTLTPQQARTKPTVKDAVNSLLSRNNISAPNLGVEVTQRNIPGANGASIRAVMYKPQNVSGNLPVIVYYHGGGWVIASPEVYEASAMALAHNVGAIVVSIEYRKAPENKFPTAHMDTYAAYKWVRQNATSFSGDTSKVAVAGESAGGNMAINVSMMARDAKFPMPIHQLVVYPVANNDLTTASYQQYANAKPLSKPLVEWFVDKYFNTMADGDSKYISLVDVADLRSLPPVTIIAAQIDPLLTEGEQLSAKLKQAGVSTEYRMYEGVTHEFFGTYAIEPSAKDAQDYAASRLKSAFGK
- a CDS encoding MaoC family dehydratase, yielding MTQGETYAYPFQFTQDDVVAFAQVSGDDNPLHLNADFAASTPFKRPIIHGILGASVFSNVIGTKFPGAGSIYVKQSLDFLRPMFVDTAYEARFEILSINADKHTAEISTEIIDVQTKKVTTKGVAVVMNREHF
- the mdh gene encoding malate dehydrogenase — translated: MKITVVGAGAVGATCADNIVRRELAQEVVLLDIKEGLAEGKSLDIFQTATLLEFDSKIIGSTNDYTKTAGSDVVVITSGIPRKPGMTREELIGINAGIVKTVTTNILEHSPDAIVVVISNPMDTMTYLALQASGLPKNRIIGMGGILDSARFKTYLSLAMNVPPSDLQATVIGGHGDTTMIPLTRLATYSGTPVSEYLSAEALQKVAADTMVGGATLTNLIGTSAWYAPGASGALLVESIVRDQKRIFPCCVYLEGEYGQSDICLGVPVVIGKNGWEKIVDFKLNETEQAAFNKSAEAVRAMNSVLASL